Proteins encoded within one genomic window of Bradyrhizobium sp. CB1717:
- a CDS encoding LPS assembly lipoprotein LptE: MLSARIRIAARLLAVAALAALTAGCFQPMYADRGDGTPGLREKLMGVELPPISKPNASREARVGVEVRNALAFKLYGSATGMPPTHRLDIRFNSSRSSLIVDPNTGLPSSENFGIDCQYNLIEIVSGKSVMTGTTFSRVSYDMPGSYQRFSRNRAVRDAEDRAANEIAENINTRLAAFFTAGT; this comes from the coding sequence CTAGGATCCGCATCGCAGCCCGCCTGCTGGCAGTCGCCGCACTGGCGGCGCTGACGGCTGGCTGCTTCCAGCCGATGTATGCCGACCGGGGCGACGGCACCCCCGGCCTGCGCGAGAAGCTGATGGGGGTCGAGCTGCCGCCCATCAGCAAGCCCAACGCGTCCCGCGAGGCTCGTGTCGGCGTCGAGGTCCGCAATGCCCTGGCTTTCAAGCTCTACGGCAGCGCCACGGGCATGCCGCCGACGCACCGCCTGGACATCCGCTTCAACTCCAGCCGCTCCTCCCTGATCGTCGATCCCAACACGGGTCTGCCGAGCAGCGAGAATTTCGGCATCGACTGCCAGTACAATCTGATTGAGATCGTCAGCGGCAAGTCGGTCATGACCGGCACCACGTTCTCGCGCGTGTCCTACGACATGCCCGGGTCCTACCAGCGCTTCTCGCGCAACCGCGCCGTTCGCGATGCCGAGGATCGTGCCGCCAACGAGATCGCGGAGAACATCAATACCCGGCTCGCCGCGTTCTTCACCGCGGGCACCTGA
- a CDS encoding ParB/RepB/Spo0J family partition protein — protein MADEARSRLGRGLASLIGDVGGEAQHVDRPRAQRKVPIEFIKANPRNPRRTFSDTELKELSESIKQHGVIQPIVVRPVKGAQDRFEIIAGERRWRASQMAGLHEVPIVPVDISDSDALEFAIVENVQREDLNPMEEAQGYHALANEFKRSQDDIAKVVGKSRSHVANMMRLTKLPAEVQAFIATGELTAGHARALIGVPDPLAAAKRIVEEGLNVRQAEALAHEEGVPERKPQKARSTGGKEKDPDTIDLEKRVSDALGLKVTVNHRDPGGSVQINYRNLDQLDEVMKRLAKGAL, from the coding sequence ATGGCCGACGAAGCGCGTTCGCGACTGGGCCGGGGTCTTGCAAGTCTGATCGGTGACGTCGGCGGCGAGGCTCAGCACGTCGATCGTCCGCGCGCGCAGCGCAAGGTGCCGATCGAATTCATCAAGGCCAATCCGCGCAATCCGCGCCGCACGTTTTCGGATACGGAGCTCAAGGAGCTCAGCGAGTCCATCAAGCAGCATGGCGTGATCCAGCCGATCGTGGTGCGTCCGGTGAAGGGCGCGCAGGACCGCTTTGAGATCATCGCCGGCGAGCGGCGCTGGCGTGCCTCGCAAATGGCCGGCCTGCACGAGGTGCCGATCGTCCCGGTCGACATCAGCGACAGCGATGCGCTGGAATTCGCGATCGTCGAGAACGTGCAGCGCGAGGACCTCAACCCGATGGAAGAGGCGCAGGGCTATCACGCGCTCGCCAATGAGTTCAAACGCAGCCAGGACGACATCGCAAAGGTCGTCGGCAAGAGCCGCAGCCACGTTGCCAACATGATGCGGCTGACCAAGCTGCCGGCCGAGGTGCAGGCCTTCATCGCGACCGGTGAATTGACGGCGGGTCACGCCCGCGCGCTGATCGGCGTCCCCGATCCGCTCGCCGCCGCCAAGCGCATCGTCGAGGAGGGCCTCAACGTCCGTCAGGCCGAGGCGCTCGCGCATGAAGAGGGCGTACCGGAGCGCAAGCCGCAGAAGGCGCGCTCGACCGGGGGCAAGGAAAAGGACCCGGATACGATCGACCTCGAGAAGCGCGTCAGCGACGCGCTCGGCCTCAAGGTCACCGTCAATCACCGCGACCCCGGCGGCTCCGTGCAGATCAACTACCGCAACCTCGATCAGCTCGACGAGGTGATGAAGCGGCTCGCCAAAGGCGCGCTGTAG
- the holA gene encoding DNA polymerase III subunit delta, whose amino-acid sequence MVALRGKEIDAFLARPDAGRPIILLYGPDAGLVRERADALIASAVDDPNDPFSLVKLDGDELSAEPSRLVDEAMTVPLFGGRRAIRIRAGSRSFAGGIDTLAEMSVKDCRIVIEAGELRPESPLRKACEKARTAVAIGCYPDTERDLAKLMEDELRIANLRIAQDARAALMSFLGGDRQASRNELRKLTLYAHGKGEITLDDVMSVVADASELKLDPIVDGAFAGRPDIVETEFAKAMIAGTYPGVIISAAQRQAAWLHKSALAIADGQPASAVLDGGFPRLHFSRKPMVETALRNFSVARLAAIIEQLATAALDTRKQSTLAAAIAQRTLMAIAANAKRRG is encoded by the coding sequence ATGGTCGCGCTGCGCGGAAAAGAAATCGACGCCTTCCTCGCCCGCCCCGATGCGGGCCGTCCGATCATCCTGCTCTACGGTCCCGACGCCGGCCTCGTCCGCGAACGCGCCGACGCGCTGATCGCCTCGGCGGTCGACGATCCCAACGATCCCTTCTCGCTGGTGAAGCTCGACGGCGACGAGCTCTCCGCCGAGCCGTCGCGGCTCGTCGACGAAGCCATGACGGTGCCGCTGTTCGGCGGCCGCCGCGCCATCCGCATCCGCGCCGGCTCGCGCAGCTTTGCCGGCGGCATCGATACGCTGGCCGAGATGAGCGTGAAGGATTGCCGCATCGTGATCGAGGCCGGCGAGCTGCGCCCGGAATCGCCGCTGCGAAAAGCCTGCGAGAAGGCCAGGACGGCGGTCGCGATCGGCTGCTATCCCGATACCGAGCGCGACCTCGCCAAGCTGATGGAGGACGAGCTCCGCATCGCGAATTTGCGCATCGCGCAGGATGCCCGCGCGGCGCTGATGTCCTTCCTTGGCGGCGACCGCCAGGCCTCGCGCAACGAGCTGCGCAAGCTCACGCTGTACGCGCATGGCAAGGGCGAGATCACGCTGGACGACGTGATGTCCGTGGTCGCCGACGCGTCCGAGCTGAAGCTCGATCCGATCGTGGACGGCGCCTTCGCCGGCCGGCCCGACATCGTCGAGACCGAATTTGCAAAAGCGATGATCGCCGGCACCTATCCCGGCGTGATCATCTCGGCCGCACAGCGCCAGGCCGCATGGCTGCACAAATCCGCACTCGCCATCGCCGACGGCCAGCCGGCCTCCGCCGTGCTCGACGGCGGCTTTCCGCGCTTACATTTTTCACGAAAGCCGATGGTCGAAACCGCGCTGCGCAATTTCAGCGTGGCGCGCCTCGCCGCCATCATCGAGCAGCTCGCGACCGCCGCGCTCGACACCCGCAAGCAATCGACGCTAGCCGCCGCCATCGCCCAGCGCACGCTGATGGCGATTGCGGCGAATGCGAAGCGGCGGGGTTAG